The Pyrus communis chromosome 2, drPyrComm1.1, whole genome shotgun sequence genome includes a window with the following:
- the LOC137725843 gene encoding G-type lectin S-receptor-like serine/threonine-protein kinase At4g27290 isoform X1: MNLMKNPLKASTKMCLLLFYSSLLLIFAAVFSIADDATSTFQSIRDGETVVSTGGTFELGFCSPDASNRRYVGIWYKHISVTTIVWVANRDKPLGDLSGVLKVTNSGILVLNHNMSTVWSSNTSRTAQNPVARLLDSGNLVVIDRSDDDSENFLWQSFDYPGDTFLPGMKIGRNTVTGFNWHLRSWKSPQDPSQGNCTNQLGPKGYAELFLREGSVIKFRSGPWNGVWFSGNPQLNQNSIYTYSLVSERDEMYYSYKLHNSSIFSRLMLTSDGLLQRYTWIDRTKGWVLYQTVQIDDCDNYALCGVHGACNIQKSPVCSCLKGFTPKFPKEWDLADWSNGCVRKTSLNCTGDVFQKYSGLKLPSTEQSWFNKSMNLKECEMVCMKNCSCTAYSNLDIRDGGTGCLLWYGGLIDIVYIAENVQDIYIRMAAAEKDHEDDPKINAKYSETNAKKMRIIISTTMLSIGLLIMGLTLLFYVWKKQHQKGGKLGRNQNEDLELPLFDLMTVVSATGNFSIENKLGEGGFGSVFKGTMEDGQEIAVKRLSKSSRQGLDEFKNEVTHIAKLQHRNLVKLLGCCIQEDEMILIYEFMPNKSLDFFIFDQRRRMLLDWPKRFEIINGIARGLLYLHQDSRLRVIHRDLKASNILLGSEFNPKISDFGLARSFGGNETKAKTKKVVGTYGYMSPEYTIDGFYSIKSDVYSFGVLVLEIVSGSRNRGFSHPDHKLNLLGHAWMLHTEGRPLKLLDASVEDSVTLHEVVRTIHVGLLCVQRNPEDRPSMSAIVLMLGGEGVLPPPLKPGFYSERDLTELETNYSSKACSANEVTISLVEAR, translated from the exons atgaatttaatgaaaaatccgTTGAAAGCTTCAACTAAGATGTGCTTGCTCCTCTTCTACTCTTCTTTGCTGCTCATCTTCGCAGCAGTATTCTCCATAGCTGATGACGCCACGAGTACATTTCAGTCCATTAGAGACGGTGAGACTGTAGTTTCAACTGGCGGTACGTTTGAGCTAGGATTTTGCAGTCCTGATGCTTCTAATAGACGGTACGTGGGGATATGGTACAAGCACATATCTGTTACAACCATTGTATGGGTTGCCAACAGAGACAAGCCCCTGGGTGATTTGTCCGGCGTTCTGAAGGTCACCAACTCTGGAATTCTTGTCCTCAACCACAACATGAGCACAGTTTGGTCCTCCAACACATCGAGAACTGCACAGAATCCAGTGGCACGTCTTTTGGATTCGGGTAATCTTGTCGTGATAGATAGGAGTGATGATGACTCTGAGAACTTTCTGTGGCAAAGTTTTGATTACCCTGGCGACACATTCTTACCAGGTATGAAGATTGGTAGGAACACGGTTACAGGCTTCAATTGGCATCTTAGATCGTGGAAAAGTCCTCAGGATCCTTCTCAAGGCAATTGTACAAATCAACTTGGTCCCAAAGGATATGCAGAATTATTTCTGAGGGAAGGTTCGGTCATTAAATTTCGGTCTGGACCATGGAATGGAGTCTGGTTCAGTGGAAACCCTCAGTTAAATCAAAACTCTATATACACATACAGTCTTGTTTCTGAGCGTGATGAAATGTACTACAGTTACAAGCTTCACAACAGCTCAATCTTTTCAAGGTTGATGTTAACTTCAGATGGACTTCTGCAGCGCTACACATGGATTGATAGAACCAAAGGTTGGGTTCTTTACCAAACAGTCCAAATTGATGACTGTGACAACTATGCATTGTGTGGTGTACATGGTGCATGTAACATTCAAAAGTCCCCGGTTTGTAGCTGTTTGAAAGGATTTACACCAAAGTTTCCGAAAGAATGGGATTTGGCAGATTGGTCTAATGGTTGTGTGAGAAAGACTTCTCTAAATTGCACCGGAGACGTGTTCCAAAAGTACTCGGGGTTGAAATTGCCTAGCACAGAACAATCCTGGTTTAACAAAAGTATGAACCTCAAGGAATGTGAGATGGTGTGCATGAAGAACTGCTCCTGCACGGCTTATTCAAATTTGGATATCCGGGATGGAGGAACTGGGTGCTTGCTGTGGTACGGTGGTCTAATTGATATAGTATACATTGCTGAAAACGTGCAAGATATTTATATAAGAATGGCCGCAGCagaaaaag atcatgaAGACGATCCAAAGATCAACGCTAAATACTCTGAAACCAATGCAAAGAAAATGAGAATCATAATAAGCACTACTATGTTGTCTATCGGACTGCTGATCATGGGCCTTACCCTGTTGTTTTATGTTTGGAAGAAGCAGCACCAAAAAGGTG GAAAACTGGGACGCAACCAAAATGAGGATCTGGAATTACCGTTATTTGATTTGATGACTGTAGTTTCTGCAACCGGTAACttttcaattgaaaacaaaCTTGGTGAAGGCGGTTTCGGATCTGTCTTTAAG GGTACGATGGAAGATGGACAAGAAATCGCAGTGAAAAGGCTTTCAAAAAGTTCTAGACAAGGACTCGACGAGTTCAAGAATGAAGTTACACATATTGCCAAACTTCAGCACAGGAATCTAGTGAAGCTTCTTGGATGTTGCATTCAAGAAGACGAGATGATACTGATCTACGAGTTCATGCCCAACAAGAGCTTAGACTTCTTTATTTTCG ATCAAAGAAGAAGGATGTTATTAGACTGGCCGAAGCGCTTTGAAATTATTAATGGGATAGCTCGAGGGCTCCTCTATCTTCATCAAGATTCTAGATTGAGAGTTATTCATAGAGATCTCAAAGCAAGTAACATTTTATTAGGCAGTGAATTTAACCCGAAAATCTCAGACTTTGGCCTGGCTAGAAGCTTTGGAGGAAatgaaacaaaagcaaaaacaaagaaagtggTCGGAACATA TGGTTACATGTCCCCAGAATATACAATTGATGGTTTCTACTCTATAAAGTCCGATGTCTATAGCTTTGGTGTTCTAGTGCTAGAGATAGTGAGCGGGAGCAGAAATAGAGGATTCTCTCATCCAGACCACAAACTCAACCTTCTTGGACAT GCATGGATGCTACACACAGAAGGCAGGCCTCTCAAACTGCTTGATGCATCAGTAGAGGACTCCGTCACTCTGCATGAAGTTGTAAGAACGATTCATGTGGGTCTTTTGTGCGTGCAGCGGAATCCAGAAGACAGACCGAGCATGTCAGCTATAGTTCTAATGTTGGGTGGTGAAGGTGTGTTGCCCCCACCTCTAAAACCTGGTTTTTATAGTGAAAGGGATCTAACTGAACTCGAAACCAATTATTCTTCTAAAGCATGCTCAGCTAATGAAGTCACTATTTCACTAGTTGAGGCTCGATAA
- the LOC137725843 gene encoding G-type lectin S-receptor-like serine/threonine-protein kinase At4g27290 isoform X2 — protein MNLMKNPLKASTKMCLLLFYSSLLLIFAAVFSIADDATSTFQSIRDGETVVSTGGTFELGFCSPDASNRRYVGIWYKHISVTTIVWVANRDKPLGDLSGVLKVTNSGILVLNHNMSTVWSSNTSRTAQNPVARLLDSGNLVVIDRSDDDSENFLWQSFDYPGDTFLPGMKIGRNTVTGFNWHLRSWKSPQDPSQGNCTNQLGPKGYAELFLREGSVIKFRSGPWNGVWFSGNPQLNQNSIYTYSLVSERDEMYYSYKLHNSSIFSRLMLTSDGLLQRYTWIDRTKGWVLYQTVQIDDCDNYALCGVHGACNIQKSPVCSCLKGFTPKFPKEWDLADWSNGCVRKTSLNCTGDVFQKYSGLKLPSTEQSWFNKSMNLKECEMVCMKNCSCTAYSNLDIRDGGTGCLLWYGGLIDIVYIAENVQDIYIRMAAAEKDHEDDPKINAKYSETNAKKMRIIISTTMLSIGLLIMGLTLLFYVWKKQHQKGKLGRNQNEDLELPLFDLMTVVSATGNFSIENKLGEGGFGSVFKGTMEDGQEIAVKRLSKSSRQGLDEFKNEVTHIAKLQHRNLVKLLGCCIQEDEMILIYEFMPNKSLDFFIFDQRRRMLLDWPKRFEIINGIARGLLYLHQDSRLRVIHRDLKASNILLGSEFNPKISDFGLARSFGGNETKAKTKKVVGTYGYMSPEYTIDGFYSIKSDVYSFGVLVLEIVSGSRNRGFSHPDHKLNLLGHAWMLHTEGRPLKLLDASVEDSVTLHEVVRTIHVGLLCVQRNPEDRPSMSAIVLMLGGEGVLPPPLKPGFYSERDLTELETNYSSKACSANEVTISLVEAR, from the exons atgaatttaatgaaaaatccgTTGAAAGCTTCAACTAAGATGTGCTTGCTCCTCTTCTACTCTTCTTTGCTGCTCATCTTCGCAGCAGTATTCTCCATAGCTGATGACGCCACGAGTACATTTCAGTCCATTAGAGACGGTGAGACTGTAGTTTCAACTGGCGGTACGTTTGAGCTAGGATTTTGCAGTCCTGATGCTTCTAATAGACGGTACGTGGGGATATGGTACAAGCACATATCTGTTACAACCATTGTATGGGTTGCCAACAGAGACAAGCCCCTGGGTGATTTGTCCGGCGTTCTGAAGGTCACCAACTCTGGAATTCTTGTCCTCAACCACAACATGAGCACAGTTTGGTCCTCCAACACATCGAGAACTGCACAGAATCCAGTGGCACGTCTTTTGGATTCGGGTAATCTTGTCGTGATAGATAGGAGTGATGATGACTCTGAGAACTTTCTGTGGCAAAGTTTTGATTACCCTGGCGACACATTCTTACCAGGTATGAAGATTGGTAGGAACACGGTTACAGGCTTCAATTGGCATCTTAGATCGTGGAAAAGTCCTCAGGATCCTTCTCAAGGCAATTGTACAAATCAACTTGGTCCCAAAGGATATGCAGAATTATTTCTGAGGGAAGGTTCGGTCATTAAATTTCGGTCTGGACCATGGAATGGAGTCTGGTTCAGTGGAAACCCTCAGTTAAATCAAAACTCTATATACACATACAGTCTTGTTTCTGAGCGTGATGAAATGTACTACAGTTACAAGCTTCACAACAGCTCAATCTTTTCAAGGTTGATGTTAACTTCAGATGGACTTCTGCAGCGCTACACATGGATTGATAGAACCAAAGGTTGGGTTCTTTACCAAACAGTCCAAATTGATGACTGTGACAACTATGCATTGTGTGGTGTACATGGTGCATGTAACATTCAAAAGTCCCCGGTTTGTAGCTGTTTGAAAGGATTTACACCAAAGTTTCCGAAAGAATGGGATTTGGCAGATTGGTCTAATGGTTGTGTGAGAAAGACTTCTCTAAATTGCACCGGAGACGTGTTCCAAAAGTACTCGGGGTTGAAATTGCCTAGCACAGAACAATCCTGGTTTAACAAAAGTATGAACCTCAAGGAATGTGAGATGGTGTGCATGAAGAACTGCTCCTGCACGGCTTATTCAAATTTGGATATCCGGGATGGAGGAACTGGGTGCTTGCTGTGGTACGGTGGTCTAATTGATATAGTATACATTGCTGAAAACGTGCAAGATATTTATATAAGAATGGCCGCAGCagaaaaag atcatgaAGACGATCCAAAGATCAACGCTAAATACTCTGAAACCAATGCAAAGAAAATGAGAATCATAATAAGCACTACTATGTTGTCTATCGGACTGCTGATCATGGGCCTTACCCTGTTGTTTTATGTTTGGAAGAAGCAGCACCAAAAAG GAAAACTGGGACGCAACCAAAATGAGGATCTGGAATTACCGTTATTTGATTTGATGACTGTAGTTTCTGCAACCGGTAACttttcaattgaaaacaaaCTTGGTGAAGGCGGTTTCGGATCTGTCTTTAAG GGTACGATGGAAGATGGACAAGAAATCGCAGTGAAAAGGCTTTCAAAAAGTTCTAGACAAGGACTCGACGAGTTCAAGAATGAAGTTACACATATTGCCAAACTTCAGCACAGGAATCTAGTGAAGCTTCTTGGATGTTGCATTCAAGAAGACGAGATGATACTGATCTACGAGTTCATGCCCAACAAGAGCTTAGACTTCTTTATTTTCG ATCAAAGAAGAAGGATGTTATTAGACTGGCCGAAGCGCTTTGAAATTATTAATGGGATAGCTCGAGGGCTCCTCTATCTTCATCAAGATTCTAGATTGAGAGTTATTCATAGAGATCTCAAAGCAAGTAACATTTTATTAGGCAGTGAATTTAACCCGAAAATCTCAGACTTTGGCCTGGCTAGAAGCTTTGGAGGAAatgaaacaaaagcaaaaacaaagaaagtggTCGGAACATA TGGTTACATGTCCCCAGAATATACAATTGATGGTTTCTACTCTATAAAGTCCGATGTCTATAGCTTTGGTGTTCTAGTGCTAGAGATAGTGAGCGGGAGCAGAAATAGAGGATTCTCTCATCCAGACCACAAACTCAACCTTCTTGGACAT GCATGGATGCTACACACAGAAGGCAGGCCTCTCAAACTGCTTGATGCATCAGTAGAGGACTCCGTCACTCTGCATGAAGTTGTAAGAACGATTCATGTGGGTCTTTTGTGCGTGCAGCGGAATCCAGAAGACAGACCGAGCATGTCAGCTATAGTTCTAATGTTGGGTGGTGAAGGTGTGTTGCCCCCACCTCTAAAACCTGGTTTTTATAGTGAAAGGGATCTAACTGAACTCGAAACCAATTATTCTTCTAAAGCATGCTCAGCTAATGAAGTCACTATTTCACTAGTTGAGGCTCGATAA
- the LOC137725844 gene encoding G-type lectin S-receptor-like serine/threonine-protein kinase At4g27290, with product MNLMKNPLKASTKMCLLLFNSSLLLIFAVLFSIADDATSTFQSIRDGETVVSTGATFELGFCSPDASNKRYVGIWYKKISVKTIVWVANRDTPLTDLSGVLKVTNPGILVLNHNMSTIWSSNTSRTAHNPVARLLDSGNLVVIDRSDDDPENFLWQSFDYPGNTVLPGAKLGRNTVTGFNWHLRSWKSPQDPSQGNYTYQFGPKGYAEMFLREGSVIKFRSGPWNGIRFSGMPQLNPNSLYTYGLVFEPDEMYYSYKPRNSSILSNLVLTSDGLAQRYTWIDRTKDWFLYLTVQIDDCDNYALCGVYGSCNIEKSPVCSCLKGFTPKFPKEWDVVDWSNGCVRKTSLNCTGDAFQKYSGLKLPSTELSWLNRSMNLKECEMVCMKNCSCTAYTNLDIRDGGSGCLLWYGDLIDIRYFAEKGQDIYIRMASSELDDENNTKINAKYSDSNAKKMRIIISTTVLSTGLLIMGLVLLFYVWKKQHQKGAKLGRSQKEDLELPLFDLMTVVSATGNFSIENKLGEGGFGSVFKGTMKDGQEIAVKRLSKSSHQGLDEFKNEVTHIAKLQHRNLVKLLGYCIQEDEMMLIYEFMPNKSLDFFIFDQRRRMLLDWPKRFEIINGIARGILYLHQDSRLRVIHRDLKASNILLGSEFNPKISDFGLARSFGGNETKAKTKKVVGTYGYMSPEYAIDGFYSIKSDVYSFGVLVLEIVSGSKNRGFSHPDHKLNLLGHAWMLHTEGRPLELLDTLVEDSITLHEVVRTIHVGLLCVQHNPEDRPSMSAAVLMLGGEGALPPPLKPGFYSERDLTELEASHSSKACSANEVTISLLDAR from the exons atgaatttaatgaaaaatccaTTGAAAGCTTCAACTAAGATGTGCTTGCTCCTCTTCAACTCTTCTTTGCTGCTCATCTTCGCAGTACTATTCTCCATAGCTGATGACGCCACGAGTACATTTCAGTCCATTAGAGACGGTGAGACTGTAGTTTCAACTGGCGCAACGTTTGAGCTAGGATTTTGCAGTCCTGATGCTTCTAATAAACGGTACGTGGGGATATGGTACAAGAAGATTTCTGTTAAAACCATTGTATGGGTTGCTAACAGAGACACACCCCTCACTGATTTGTCTGGCGTCCTGAAGGTCACCAACCCCGGAATTCTTGTCCTCAACCACAACATGAGCACAATTTGGTCCTCAAACACATCGAGAACTGCACATAATCCAGTGGCACGTCTTTTGGATTCGGGTAATCTTGTCGTGATAGATAGGAGTGATGATGACCCTGAGAACTTTCTATGGCAAAGTTTTGATTACCCTGGCAATACAGTCTTACCAGGCGCGAAGCTTGGTAGGAACACAGTTACAGGCTTCAATTGGCATCTTAGATCATGGAAAAGTCCTCAGGATCCTTCTCAAGGTAATTATACATATCAATTTGGTCCCAAAGGATATGCAGAAATGTTTCTGAGGGAAGGTTCGGTCATAAAATTTCGGAGTGGACCATGGAATGGAATCCGGTTCAGTGGAATGCCTCAGTTAAATCCAAACTCTCTATACACATACGGTCTTGTTTTTGAGCCTGATGAAATGTACTACAGTTACAAGCCTCGCAACAGCTCAATCCTTTCGAACTTGGTGTTAACTTCAGATGGACTTGCACAGCGCTATACATGGATTGATAGAACCAAAGATTGGTTTCTTTACCTAACAGTCCAGATTGATGACTGTGACAACTATGCATTATGTGGTGTATATGGCTCATGTAACATTGAAAAGTCCCCGGTATGTAGCTGTTTGAAAGGATTTACACCAAAGTTTCCAAAAGAATGGGATGTGGTGGATTGGTCAAATGGCTGTGTGAGAAAGACTTCTCTAAATTGCACCGGAGATGCGTTCCAAAAGTACTCGGGGTTGAAATTGCCTAGCACAGAACTATCCTGGCTTAACAGAAGTATGAACCTCAAAGAATGTGAGATGGTGTGCATGAAGAACTGCTCCTGCACGGCGTATACAAATTTGGATATCCGAGATGGAGGAAGCGGGTGCTTGCTGTGGTACGGCGATCTAATTGATATAAGATACTTTGCTGAAAAAGGGCAAGATATTTATATAAGAATGGCCTCATCGGAACTAG ATGATGAAAACAATACAAAGATCAACGCTAAATACTCTGATTCCAATGCGAAGAAAATGAGAATCATAATAAGCACTACTGTGTTGTCTACCGGACTGCTGATCATGGGCCTGGTCCTGCTGTTTTATGTTTGGAAGAAGCAGCACCAGAAAGGTG CAAAACTAGGACGCAGCCAAAAGGAGGATTTGGAATTACCGTTATTTGATTTGATGACTGTAGTTTCTGCAACCGGTAACttttcaattgaaaacaaaCTTGGTGAAGGCGGTTTCGGATCTGTCTTTAAG GGTACAATGAAAGATGGACAAGAAATCGCAGTGAAAAGGCTTTCAAAAAGTTCTCACCAAGGACTTGACGAGTTCAAGAATGAAGTTACACATATTGCCAAACTTCAGCATCGGAATCTAGTGAAGCTTCTTGGATACTGCATTCAAGAAGACGAGATGATGCTGATCTACGAGTTCATGCCTAACAAGAGCTTAGACTTCTTTATTTTTG ATCAAAGAAGGAGGATGTTATTAGACTGGCCAAAGCGCTTTGAAATTATTAATGGGATAGCTCGAGGGATCCTCTATCTTCATCAAGATTCTAGACTGAGAGTTATCCATAGAGATCTCAAAGCAAGTAACATTTTGTTAGGCAGTGAATTTAACCCGAAAATCTCAGACTTTGGCCTGGCTAGAAGCTTTGGAGGAAATGAAACGaaggcaaaaacaaagaaagtggTCGGAACATA CGGTTACATGTCCCCAGAATATGCAATTGATGGTTTCTACTCTATAAAGTCCGACGTCTATAGCTTTGGTGTTTTGGTGCTAGAGATAGTGAGTGGGAGCAAAAATAGAGGATTCTCTCATCCAGACCACAAACTCAACCTTCTTGGACAT GCGTGGATGCTACACACAGAAGGCAGGCCTCTCGAACTACTTGATACATTGGTAGAGGACTCCATCACTTTGCATGAAGTTGTACGAACGATTCATGTGGGTCTTTTGTGCGTGCAGCATAATCCAGAAGACAGGCCGAGCATGTCAGCTGCAGTTCTAATGTTGGGTGGTGAAGGTGCATTGCCCCCACCTCTAAAACCTGGTTTCTATAGTGAGAGGGATTTGACTGAACTCGAAGCCAGTCATTCTTCTAAAGCATGCTCAGCTAATGAAGTCACTATATCACTACTCGATGCTCGATAA